A genomic stretch from Paraburkholderia dioscoreae includes:
- a CDS encoding response regulator, with protein sequence MTAGDISVLLVDDHAVVREGYRRLLELNADVHVCGEAADAAQAYQRFCALRPDVVVMDVSLPGASGIEAMRRMLAREPDARVLIFSVHEEAIFVRRALDAGALGYVTKASAPDVLVEAVRTIARRAGYLSPDISQALALRNAFSEGPPGRQLSAREFEVLRLLVQGYTLPSIAEKLGLSQKTVANHQSVIRQKFGADNGVQLAQMASRLGLQFTGSASPA encoded by the coding sequence ATGACAGCCGGAGACATTTCCGTCCTGCTCGTCGACGATCACGCGGTGGTGCGCGAGGGTTACCGGCGACTGCTCGAACTGAACGCCGACGTGCATGTGTGCGGCGAGGCAGCCGACGCCGCCCAGGCCTATCAGCGTTTTTGCGCGCTACGGCCGGACGTGGTGGTGATGGACGTCTCGTTGCCGGGCGCCAGCGGCATCGAAGCAATGCGGCGTATGCTGGCGCGCGAGCCGGACGCGCGCGTGCTGATCTTCAGCGTGCACGAGGAGGCGATTTTCGTGCGCCGCGCTCTCGACGCCGGCGCCCTCGGCTACGTGACCAAGGCCAGCGCGCCCGACGTGCTGGTGGAAGCAGTCCGCACCATCGCCCGGCGCGCGGGTTATCTGAGCCCGGATATCTCGCAGGCGCTCGCGCTGCGCAATGCGTTCAGCGAAGGTCCGCCCGGACGGCAATTGTCGGCGCGTGAATTCGAGGTGCTGCGTCTGCTCGTGCAAGGGTATACGCTGCCGAGCATTGCCGAAAAACTGGGGCTGAGCCAGAAGACCGTGGCCAATCATCAGTCTGTGATCCGGCAGAAGTTCGGCGCCGACAACGGCGTGCAGCTCGCCCAGATGGCGAGCCGCCTCGGGCTTCAGTTCACGGGCTCGGCAAGCCCTGCGTGA
- a CDS encoding histidine kinase, giving the protein MASDPSNPSSARPVPPHSTVRRDLAWVLALTVFAAVLSARFDFSEHAYRWTRGLERFQLDELPGTLCVLSIGLAWFAWRRYREARRELIRRCTLEEQAERLLADNRRLANQALQAQELERRHLARELHDELGQYLNAISLDAARIRDLSSTREPEIHRVSLGLMQSASHVYRQIGGMIRRLRPIGLDEFGLPSALEHCVDGWRERLPDASFSLTIEGDFAGLSDALTITLYRLVQEGLTNVSKFARTARVEVFMVRAPRETLARQDGRLVDEIVVTMADDGPGADLDKPRGGLGLIGMRERVEALGGEFHVASKPEGGFLFCARVPAHAGLAEPVN; this is encoded by the coding sequence ATGGCAAGCGATCCCTCGAACCCTTCTTCAGCGCGCCCCGTTCCGCCGCATTCGACGGTGCGGCGCGACCTTGCATGGGTGCTCGCGCTGACGGTGTTCGCCGCCGTGTTGAGCGCGAGGTTCGATTTCAGCGAGCACGCTTACCGCTGGACGCGCGGCCTCGAACGCTTCCAGCTCGACGAATTGCCGGGCACGCTGTGCGTGCTCTCCATCGGCCTCGCGTGGTTCGCATGGCGCCGGTACCGCGAGGCGCGTCGTGAGCTGATCCGTCGTTGCACGCTGGAAGAGCAGGCCGAACGCCTGCTCGCCGACAACCGGCGTCTTGCCAATCAGGCGCTGCAGGCGCAGGAACTGGAACGCCGCCATCTGGCGCGCGAACTGCACGACGAACTGGGCCAGTACCTGAACGCGATCTCGCTCGACGCCGCGCGCATCCGCGATCTGTCCAGCACACGCGAGCCGGAGATCCATCGCGTGTCGCTCGGCCTGATGCAGAGTGCGAGTCACGTCTATCGGCAGATTGGCGGCATGATCCGGCGCCTGAGGCCTATCGGGCTCGACGAGTTCGGTTTGCCGAGCGCGCTGGAGCATTGCGTCGACGGCTGGCGTGAGCGGCTGCCGGACGCATCGTTTTCGCTGACGATCGAAGGGGACTTCGCCGGTCTGAGCGACGCGCTGACCATCACGCTTTACCGGCTCGTGCAGGAAGGGCTGACCAATGTCTCGAAGTTTGCCCGCACTGCGCGCGTGGAAGTGTTCATGGTACGTGCTCCGCGCGAGACGCTAGCGCGGCAGGACGGCAGGCTCGTCGATGAAATCGTCGTCACCATGGCCGACGACGGCCCCGGCGCCGATCTCGACAAGCCGCGCGGCGGACTCGGCCTGATCGGCATGCGCGAGCGGGTCGAAGCGCTCGGCGGCGAGTTTCACGTGGCGAGCAAGCCGGAGGGCGGGTTCCTGTTCTGCGCGCGGGTGCCTGCTCACGCAGGGCTTGCCGAGCCCGTGAACTGA